The Bacillus sp. Y1 genome includes the window ATTTGAAATTCCAAATAAGCTACAAGCTAAAGGAATAAGCAGAAGTGAACCACCAGCAACTCCTGAGGCACCAGCAGCAGAAACAGCTGCTAAAACACTAAGGATAAGGGCAGTACCGATGTCAACTTGAATACCTAGAGTGTGAACAGCTGCAAGAGTCAGAACAGAAATCGTAATTGCTGCACCAGCCATATTAATGGTTGCACCTAGAGGGATAGAAACAGAATACGTGTCCTTATCTAGATCTAGTTTTTCGCATAATGTCATGTTTACTGGAATATTTGCCGCTGAGCTACGAGTAAAGAAAGCAGTAATTCCACTTTCTTTTAAGCATTTAAATACTAATGGATAAGGGTTGGTGCGAATATTTACATAGACGATGATTGGATTCACCACAAGAGCCACAAAGAACATACAACCAACAAGAACAAGAAGTAGTTTTCCATAGTCTAATAATGCAGATAATCCGTTCACTACAATGGCATCATACACAAGTCCCATAATACCAATCGGTGCTAAGTTGATCACCCATTTAACAAGTTGAGAAATCGCATTTGAAAAACTTTCTAACAAGTTTTTTGTAGAGTCATTGGCACCGCGAAGGGCAATCCCAAGAAGAATAGCCCAAGTAAGAATACCAATATAGTTAGCATTGATAAGAGCATTTACTGGGTTATCAACAATATTAAATAATAATGTTCTAAGGACTTCAACAATACCACCAGGAGGTGTAAGGTCCTCAGCTCCAGATGAAAGAGTTAAGCTAACCGGGAAGATAAAGCTTGCAACAACGCCAACAAGTCCTGCTAAAAATGTACTTGCAGCATATAACCCAATAATAGATTTCATATTGGTTTGTTGACCATTTCTGTGCTTAGAAATGGCATGCATAACTAGGAATAGAACTAACACTGGGGCAACAGCCTTTAGTGCACCTACAAATAATGAACCGAAAATAGATACCCATTTTGTCGCATCCGGAATGGCTAAAGCAAAAATGATTCCGATAATCATGCCTACGAGGATACGTTTGACAAGGCTCAATTCGTTCCACTTAAGAAATAGATTTTTCATTTGACCCTCCGATTTTTTATAATATTATGATGAAGACAAAGAACAAAGCTATTGCTTTGCTGCGTTAATATCTGTTAGTTTAACACGAATATTATAAATTGTGAAATAAATTATTATATTGAAATATTCGAATTTTTGTTTAATTCACCATTATAGTGTTAATATAAAATGATTAAATGTTCAGAAAATTATATAGGTATTCCCTCTAGAATAATAATCTCGATTATTAGTGTTACAAGAACATATTCACTCATACACTTTTCTTAATAGTATTTCTAAGGAGATGAAGGGTATGATCCATGAGATGCAAAAAGCACTTCTACTAGCTGAAAATATAAAGGGTTTTATTCGGTATGTTGAAAAGCATAAAAAGAGCTTCATGGTCGATGCAGATAAAATGTATCAAGTAAAACTATTTATGAACGAATATAAATTTAATATTATTGCGGATGAACTTCATAGAATCAACCAGTTTGAATGGGACGGAAAGTACACACACTATTTAGTTGATAGTTTTCAAAAAGG containing:
- the sstT gene encoding serine/threonine transporter SstT gives rise to the protein MKNLFLKWNELSLVKRILVGMIIGIIFALAIPDATKWVSIFGSLFVGALKAVAPVLVLFLVMHAISKHRNGQQTNMKSIIGLYAASTFLAGLVGVVASFIFPVSLTLSSGAEDLTPPGGIVEVLRTLLFNIVDNPVNALINANYIGILTWAILLGIALRGANDSTKNLLESFSNAISQLVKWVINLAPIGIMGLVYDAIVVNGLSALLDYGKLLLVLVGCMFFVALVVNPIIVYVNIRTNPYPLVFKCLKESGITAFFTRSSAANIPVNMTLCEKLDLDKDTYSVSIPLGATINMAGAAITISVLTLAAVHTLGIQVDIGTALILSVLAAVSAAGASGVAGGSLLLIPLACSLFGISNDVAMQIVAVGFIIGVVQDSCETALNSSSDVLYTATAEYAKKRKEGKVVKISA